A genomic region of Exiguobacterium sp. Helios contains the following coding sequences:
- a CDS encoding ComEC/Rec2 family competence protein — translation MGASLAFASVGLLVGPLQSAEAATPKIKVHYIDVGQGDAIYIKMPSGEDIVMDGGNKGKGDELVAYLKKQKVGDIEMLISTHPDADHIGGLDEVLDSFKVKSIYAPKVKHTTQAYKDFLLAVKREKLTIKMAKAGVSLPVKGVKAQFVGPVKDYAMSDLNNWSAVLHVAYKKNTFLFTGDAELKSEQDMIAKKKTLRADVLKVGHHGAKTSTSATFLKYVKPKYAVISVGKNAYGHPTKEVVTNLKRAKATMLRTDKSGTIVFEGNGSSYTIKKSK, via the coding sequence ATGGGTGCCAGTCTGGCATTCGCGAGTGTTGGTTTATTAGTAGGACCTTTACAGAGCGCGGAGGCGGCGACGCCGAAAATCAAGGTCCACTATATCGATGTCGGACAAGGTGATGCGATCTACATCAAGATGCCGAGTGGTGAGGATATCGTCATGGACGGTGGGAATAAAGGAAAGGGCGATGAGCTCGTCGCCTATCTGAAGAAACAGAAGGTCGGCGACATCGAGATGCTGATTTCGACACATCCGGATGCCGATCATATCGGAGGACTCGATGAAGTCCTCGATTCGTTCAAGGTCAAGAGTATCTATGCCCCGAAGGTCAAACACACGACGCAAGCCTATAAGGACTTCCTGCTGGCCGTCAAACGCGAGAAACTGACGATTAAGATGGCGAAGGCCGGCGTCTCGCTTCCTGTTAAAGGCGTGAAGGCGCAGTTCGTCGGACCGGTGAAGGATTATGCTATGAGTGATCTCAACAACTGGAGTGCCGTGTTACACGTCGCCTATAAGAAAAATACTTTCCTCTTCACAGGAGACGCAGAATTGAAATCGGAGCAGGACATGATTGCGAAGAAGAAGACGCTGCGTGCGGACGTCCTCAAGGTCGGGCATCATGGTGCAAAGACCTCGACGAGTGCGACGTTCCTTAAATACGTTAAGCCAAAGTATGCCGTCATCAGTGTCGGGAAGAACGCTTATGGACACCCGACGAAGGAAGTCGTGACGAACTTGAAGCGTGCAAAGGCGACGATGCTACGGACAGATAAGAGTGGCACAATCGTCTTCGAAGGGAACGGATCGTCCTATACGATCAAGAAATCGAAATGA
- a CDS encoding GTP pyrophosphokinase family protein: protein MEKNLENTNFDNKKFELWYDKEFKIFEILAIKITNLIKEIIEHKGIKYHSVTYRIKDKDSLLNKIKNKNYKDPKSQIHDYIGIRIVTFVKSDVDKVCKEIEELFEIDIENSSNKSEELGEDKVGYRSIHYVAKVGDNRSEMPEYVYLNDKCFEIQVRTILEHAWADISHDRTYKFNKKLPEENDIRRRFALASASLEMIDREFDRLSREIEMYSEKVSEEAKRGNLSYQIDSTSLLVYLCGKFKKEIKNNIVKASFNDRDKTVIEELNALGVNTLEKLENIFSEQSKSNFLCVLNNLNTKFGPQNFITILRLKMIIHFQNKYFKDVLLKDDSMTMLKEELDIICEFYPELKKVFTESPLKIVN from the coding sequence ATGGAAAAAAATTTAGAAAATACTAATTTTGATAATAAAAAATTTGAGCTTTGGTATGATAAGGAGTTTAAAATTTTCGAAATATTAGCTATTAAAATCACTAATCTCATAAAAGAAATAATTGAGCATAAAGGTATTAAATATCATTCCGTGACCTATAGAATAAAAGATAAGGATAGCTTGCTGAATAAAATAAAAAATAAAAATTATAAAGATCCAAAGTCTCAAATTCATGATTATATAGGGATTCGGATAGTTACATTCGTTAAGTCCGATGTAGATAAAGTTTGTAAGGAGATTGAAGAATTATTTGAAATAGATATCGAAAATAGTTCAAATAAAAGTGAAGAGTTAGGAGAAGATAAAGTCGGATATAGATCCATTCACTATGTGGCAAAGGTAGGTGATAACAGATCTGAAATGCCAGAATATGTGTATTTAAATGATAAGTGTTTTGAAATACAAGTAAGGACCATTTTAGAACATGCGTGGGCAGACATTTCCCATGATAGAACATATAAATTTAATAAAAAACTCCCAGAAGAAAATGATATTAGAAGAAGATTTGCCTTAGCATCTGCAAGCTTAGAGATGATTGATAGAGAGTTTGATAGGTTATCGAGAGAAATTGAAATGTACTCAGAAAAAGTATCTGAAGAAGCCAAAAGAGGTAATTTATCATACCAAATTGACAGTACATCGTTACTTGTATATTTATGTGGTAAATTTAAAAAGGAAATTAAAAATAATATAGTAAAAGCAAGTTTTAATGACAGAGATAAAACGGTAATTGAAGAATTAAATGCTTTAGGAGTAAATACACTTGAAAAACTAGAAAATATTTTTAGTGAACAATCCAAAAGTAATTTTTTATGTGTATTAAATAATTTAAATACTAAATTTGGACCTCAAAATTTCATTACAATACTCAGATTGAAAATGATAATACATTTTCAAAATAAATATTTTAAAGATGTGTTGTTAAAAGATGACTCAATGACTATGTTAAAGGAAGAATTAGATATAATATGCGAATTTTATCCTGAATTGAAAAAAGTATTTACAGAATCACCTTTAAAAATTGTTAATTAA
- a CDS encoding type ISP restriction/modification enzyme, with protein sequence MIALNIEANSSKSFVELINEMDAPDRQQRDRGTMFELLSRTYFQNEPLYERLFEAVWTLNGVPEEYGIPKNDTGVDLVAKERETGALVAIQCKYHAVENTIQKSNIDSFLNEVGKTYYSWGIIVASTDKWSKNANDALEGRDKKITRISLSQLQDSQIDWSSFSYKSPETTATQPKKTPRNHQIPAITSVVNGFKSADRGKLIMAPGTGKTYTSMAIAEEMAKEKNGVFKVLYLVPSIQLLSQTLRGWTADTNCNMDAIAVCSDRKVTKKTVGNEFDDIAASDIGYPATTDYTKLLAYKELIESDKLKGDFLTVFSTYQSINVIVEAQKQGFYDFDLIVCDEAHRTTGVTENGEEDSSFKKVHSNDNVRADKRLYQTATPRIYGESAKEKANDVSALLADMSDETIYGEELYRIGFGEAVRKGILTDYKVMVLAVDEEMVARNFQQMLATDSELNFDDVTKIIGCWNGLVRRRSHSDEVLGPPMKRAIAFAGTIKESKLITDMFSNVVDQYLYQNNDEANLQYKVEIEHADGSMNALEKNKKISWLKGEVPNQTCRILSNARFLTEGVDVPELDAIMFLKPRKSKIDIAQAVGRVMRKSPGKDYGYVILPIGVPAGTDENNVLDNNEKYKVVWEVLNALRSLDERFDATINKLDLNKSRSKHVQIIGVGEAPEDGELKPLKESQQLAIEFDAEELSNLEKAIYGKIVRKVGNVRYWEDWSKDVSEIARKHVMRISVLLEDHQSIYYKEFKRFVTSLRHNINDSISEEQAIQMLSQHLITKPVFEALFDSYSFVNDNPVSRSMEAVLKILDENQLEKEQKTLEPFYESVRIRAQGIDNLKGKQDIIVQLYDKFFKIGFEETTKSLGIVFTPVEVVDFIINSVNHALEKHLGKSIFEENIHLLDPFTGTGTFITRLLQSGLIPKEHLLRKYMKELHANEIVLLSYYIAAINIEETFHSLISSDSSNESNYKQFEGIVLTDTFDSTERDNSFEDPFFSGNDVRLKRQKEQQITVILGNPPYSIGQTSANDNNQNVEYPSLNKRIDDTYAKYTTGLNKKSLFDSYIKAFRWASDKIGQQGIIAFITPNSIIDKPSHEGFRKVINEEFNYVYSINLKGAVRGKIGEEAKKEGQSVFNILTGVAITILVKDNSENHKIYYHDIGDYLSRNEKLAKLESLKSIQEINFVEIDPDSNNDWINQRDQSYATFDNMDSEVFLTKAIGVTTNRDSWVYNFSNSEVAKNSSQMINNFNHEIDRLATIDSLKERAKLVNTDETYIKWSRGLKHKFDRSQRIDYNSNAIIESYYRPFTKKWLYYDKSIVEYPGIYHSVFGKENKIIYVSGGGARRDFSALVVDKIPNLHLMENGRGYLLYNNDTSSLFTDNNNINESFSRKINLSPEDVFYYVYGVLHSKEFCLKYNNDLRKASPRIPILKNKEEFVRIGKALVEIHLNFEKYPSTSLVDVIFNSSNPSYEVKKIKFLKNKKRDTIIFNQDITIANIPIEAHEYIVNGRSAIEWIINQYQLKANDDPNEYSTDEKYIYNLLLSVINVSIQTVNLINSLPPLELE encoded by the coding sequence ATGATAGCATTGAATATTGAAGCGAATAGCTCAAAAAGTTTCGTTGAGTTAATCAACGAAATGGACGCACCGGATCGTCAACAACGTGACCGAGGAACGATGTTCGAACTACTCTCTCGTACATACTTTCAAAACGAACCTTTATACGAGCGTTTATTTGAAGCAGTCTGGACTTTAAACGGAGTACCAGAAGAATATGGAATACCTAAAAATGACACAGGAGTTGATTTGGTAGCAAAAGAACGTGAAACAGGTGCTCTTGTTGCAATTCAGTGTAAATACCATGCAGTAGAGAATACCATTCAAAAAAGCAATATTGATTCTTTCTTAAACGAGGTTGGGAAAACCTATTATTCTTGGGGTATTATAGTCGCTTCTACAGATAAATGGAGCAAAAATGCAAATGATGCACTCGAGGGTCGTGACAAAAAAATCACACGCATTTCACTATCTCAATTACAAGATAGTCAAATTGATTGGTCATCGTTTAGCTATAAGAGTCCTGAAACAACAGCAACACAACCTAAAAAAACGCCTCGTAACCATCAGATACCAGCTATCACATCGGTTGTAAATGGCTTCAAATCTGCAGATCGCGGCAAACTAATTATGGCTCCCGGAACAGGTAAAACATATACATCAATGGCAATAGCAGAAGAAATGGCAAAAGAGAAAAACGGCGTATTTAAAGTACTTTACTTAGTACCAAGCATACAATTGTTATCTCAAACATTACGAGGATGGACCGCTGATACAAACTGTAATATGGATGCGATCGCTGTATGTTCTGATAGGAAAGTAACTAAAAAAACTGTAGGGAATGAATTTGATGATATCGCCGCATCCGATATTGGATATCCCGCTACAACTGACTATACTAAACTGCTAGCATACAAAGAGTTGATTGAATCAGACAAACTTAAAGGTGATTTTTTAACTGTATTTTCAACTTACCAATCTATTAATGTAATTGTTGAAGCACAGAAACAGGGCTTCTATGACTTCGACCTGATTGTATGCGATGAAGCTCATCGAACTACTGGAGTAACTGAAAATGGGGAGGAAGATAGTAGTTTTAAAAAAGTACATAGCAATGATAATGTGAGAGCAGACAAGCGGCTATATCAAACAGCGACTCCTCGTATATATGGAGAATCAGCAAAAGAGAAAGCGAACGACGTATCAGCTCTTCTTGCAGACATGTCGGACGAAACTATTTATGGTGAAGAGCTTTATCGTATTGGTTTTGGTGAGGCTGTTCGGAAAGGTATTTTAACTGATTATAAAGTAATGGTCCTAGCAGTTGATGAGGAGATGGTCGCTCGGAATTTCCAACAAATGTTGGCGACAGACTCCGAATTAAACTTCGATGACGTTACAAAAATCATCGGATGTTGGAATGGTCTAGTACGACGTCGTAGCCATTCAGATGAGGTTCTCGGTCCTCCCATGAAACGCGCCATTGCTTTCGCAGGGACAATAAAAGAATCTAAACTTATTACAGATATGTTTAGCAATGTAGTCGATCAGTACCTATATCAAAACAATGATGAAGCCAATTTGCAATACAAAGTGGAGATTGAACATGCCGATGGTTCAATGAACGCTTTAGAAAAAAACAAAAAAATCTCTTGGTTAAAAGGCGAAGTCCCTAATCAGACTTGTCGTATTTTATCAAATGCTCGTTTCCTTACAGAAGGAGTAGACGTTCCTGAGCTAGATGCAATCATGTTCTTAAAACCACGAAAATCAAAGATAGATATTGCACAGGCCGTTGGACGCGTAATGCGGAAATCACCTGGAAAAGATTATGGCTATGTGATTTTACCAATTGGTGTACCTGCCGGTACGGACGAAAATAATGTACTAGACAACAACGAAAAATATAAAGTCGTATGGGAAGTATTAAATGCACTTCGTTCTCTTGATGAACGATTCGATGCTACTATTAATAAACTTGATTTAAACAAAAGTCGATCAAAACATGTTCAAATTATCGGCGTAGGTGAAGCGCCTGAAGATGGGGAGCTAAAACCTCTTAAAGAGTCTCAACAATTAGCTATAGAATTTGATGCTGAAGAGCTTTCAAATCTTGAAAAAGCGATCTACGGTAAAATTGTTCGTAAAGTTGGAAATGTACGCTATTGGGAAGATTGGTCAAAAGACGTCTCAGAAATAGCAAGAAAACATGTTATGCGTATTAGTGTTCTTTTAGAAGATCATCAAAGTATTTATTACAAAGAATTTAAGCGGTTTGTAACCAGCTTACGACATAATATAAACGACTCAATATCAGAAGAACAAGCTATCCAAATGTTATCTCAACATTTAATAACAAAACCAGTCTTTGAAGCCTTATTTGATTCTTATAGTTTTGTTAATGATAATCCTGTGTCCCGCTCTATGGAGGCGGTATTAAAAATTCTAGATGAAAATCAATTAGAAAAAGAGCAAAAAACTTTAGAACCATTTTATGAAAGTGTTCGAATTCGTGCTCAAGGAATAGATAATTTAAAAGGGAAGCAAGATATAATCGTACAATTGTATGATAAATTTTTCAAAATTGGATTTGAAGAAACTACAAAAAGTTTAGGAATAGTTTTTACACCTGTAGAGGTTGTAGATTTTATCATCAACTCGGTTAACCATGCTTTAGAGAAACATTTAGGAAAATCAATTTTCGAAGAAAATATACATTTATTGGATCCATTTACGGGTACTGGGACCTTCATTACAAGACTACTTCAAAGTGGTTTAATTCCCAAAGAACATCTATTAAGAAAATATATGAAAGAATTACATGCCAACGAAATTGTTCTGTTAAGTTATTATATTGCAGCTATAAACATTGAAGAAACATTCCACTCATTAATTAGTAGTGATAGTAGTAATGAAAGTAACTATAAACAATTTGAAGGGATCGTATTAACTGACACCTTCGATTCAACCGAGCGAGACAACAGCTTTGAAGATCCTTTCTTTAGCGGAAACGACGTAAGATTAAAACGTCAGAAAGAACAACAAATAACTGTTATTTTAGGAAATCCACCTTATTCAATAGGACAAACAAGTGCTAACGATAATAATCAAAATGTTGAATATCCTTCCCTAAATAAACGTATTGATGATACTTATGCAAAATATACAACTGGTTTAAATAAAAAATCTTTATTTGATTCTTATATTAAAGCGTTTAGATGGGCATCTGACAAAATCGGACAACAAGGTATTATCGCCTTTATTACACCAAATTCAATAATTGATAAGCCTAGTCATGAAGGATTCCGAAAAGTAATTAATGAGGAATTTAATTATGTTTACTCTATAAACTTAAAAGGCGCTGTACGAGGGAAAATTGGAGAAGAGGCAAAAAAAGAAGGTCAAAGTGTTTTCAATATCTTGACTGGTGTTGCTATAACAATCTTAGTTAAAGATAATTCAGAAAATCATAAAATTTACTATCATGATATAGGGGATTACCTTAGTAGAAATGAAAAATTAGCAAAATTAGAAAGTCTTAAGTCTATTCAAGAAATAAATTTTGTAGAAATAGATCCAGATTCAAACAATGACTGGATTAACCAACGAGATCAATCATATGCTACTTTCGACAATATGGATAGCGAGGTTTTTTTAACTAAAGCTATCGGTGTTACAACAAACAGAGACTCTTGGGTTTACAATTTCTCGAACTCAGAAGTTGCAAAAAACTCCAGTCAGATGATTAATAATTTTAATCATGAAATAGATAGACTAGCTACAATAGATTCTCTAAAAGAACGTGCAAAATTAGTTAATACTGATGAAACTTACATTAAGTGGTCACGAGGACTTAAACACAAGTTTGATCGTTCTCAACGAATCGATTATAATTCTAACGCTATAATTGAAAGCTATTATAGACCTTTTACAAAAAAGTGGCTTTATTACGATAAAAGTATAGTTGAGTATCCGGGAATATACCATTCGGTGTTTGGAAAAGAAAACAAAATTATATACGTTTCCGGCGGGGGAGCTCGTAGAGACTTTTCAGCTCTTGTAGTCGATAAAATACCGAACCTTCATTTAATGGAAAATGGACGTGGTTATCTTCTGTATAATAACGATACCAGTTCTTTATTTACAGATAATAATAATATTAACGAGAGTTTCTCGAGAAAAATAAATCTTTCTCCTGAAGATGTTTTTTATTACGTGTATGGAGTATTACACTCTAAAGAATTTTGTTTGAAATACAACAATGACTTAAGAAAAGCCTCCCCAAGAATACCGATATTAAAAAATAAAGAGGAATTCGTACGCATAGGGAAAGCATTAGTTGAAATTCATCTTAACTTCGAAAAATATCCTTCAACATCTTTAGTTGATGTTATTTTTAATAGTAGTAATCCTTCGTATGAAGTTAAAAAAATTAAATTCTTGAAAAACAAAAAACGAGATACAATTATTTTTAATCAGGATATAACAATTGCGAACATCCCTATCGAAGCACATGAATATATAGTAAACGGTAGAAGTGCAATAGAATGGATAATCAATCAATATCAATTAAAAGCAAATGATGATCCTAATGAATATTCTACTGACGAAAAGTATATCTACAACTTGTTACTTTCAGTTATAAATGTTTCCATTCAAACTGTTAATTTGATAAACAGCTTACCTCCTCTCGAACTTGAATAA
- a CDS encoding DUF3006 domain-containing protein, whose amino-acid sequence MTKRKGIIDRIEGKWVVVEFDDGMRDILISRFPMTVESGDVIWIDEYGHIEKDDRERQRLSDEIDELMEELWED is encoded by the coding sequence ATGACGAAGCGAAAAGGGATCATCGACCGGATTGAGGGGAAGTGGGTCGTCGTCGAGTTCGACGATGGGATGCGTGACATCCTGATTTCTCGCTTCCCGATGACGGTGGAGTCGGGCGATGTCATCTGGATTGATGAATATGGTCATATTGAAAAAGATGACCGCGAACGGCAGCGACTGTCAGACGAAATCGATGAGTTGATGGAAGAGTTATGGGAAGACTAA
- a CDS encoding VOC family protein, with amino-acid sequence MPITPYLVFNGNTREAIHYYAKVFGQDIPEIMEFGSGNGPDGQPFEKNVQSLVLHSQLIIHGTRVMFSDAMPQDPVTIGQNVTLALHLPDIQVIHKTFDKLAQDGNVIMPIQKTFWSEAYGIVEDPFGVQWQLNHEVSEE; translated from the coding sequence ATGCCGATTACCCCCTATCTGGTTTTCAACGGTAATACCCGTGAGGCGATTCATTATTATGCCAAAGTTTTTGGTCAAGACATTCCTGAGATCATGGAGTTTGGTTCCGGCAATGGTCCGGACGGTCAACCGTTTGAAAAAAATGTCCAGTCGCTTGTCCTGCATTCGCAATTGATTATTCATGGGACACGCGTCATGTTTTCTGATGCGATGCCCCAGGATCCGGTGACGATCGGACAAAATGTCACGCTGGCCCTGCATCTGCCGGACATCCAAGTCATTCACAAGACATTCGACAAGTTGGCACAAGACGGCAATGTCATCATGCCGATTCAAAAAACGTTTTGGAGTGAAGCTTATGGCATCGTCGAAGATCCGTTTGGTGTTCAGTGGCAGCTCAATCATGAAGTGAGTGAAGAGTGA
- a CDS encoding LacI family DNA-binding transcriptional regulator gives MGTIYDLAKITGFSITTVSKALNNYSDVSEKTKAKIVQAAADMGYLPNAHAQSLSTKRSWTIGVMFSEAHGVGMMHPFFNAIIESFRKATEQQGYDLIFASRNLRNRDMSYLEHFRHRAVDGIVVICSDQMDQHVQELIQSTIPIVVVDMDSTDCSVVFSDNLTGGALAVNHLHQLGHRLIAHIAGDSTTDAGSARIEGYKQAMGRLGLPIPDEYIVSGGFFSVEEGKQAMQELLALPEQPTAVFVAGDQMAIGAIDAIHEAGLRIPEDISIVGYDDIELAKFITPKLTTVRQDTDTIGQHAANLLIEQIVNKKRVMTTDIIPVELIVRQSTGPVKA, from the coding sequence ATGGGTACAATTTATGATTTAGCGAAAATAACCGGTTTTTCGATCACCACGGTCTCAAAAGCCTTAAATAACTATTCCGATGTCAGTGAGAAGACGAAAGCAAAAATCGTTCAGGCAGCAGCCGATATGGGCTACTTACCAAACGCGCATGCCCAGTCACTTTCGACAAAACGGTCCTGGACAATCGGCGTCATGTTCTCGGAAGCACACGGCGTCGGAATGATGCATCCGTTTTTCAACGCGATCATCGAAAGTTTCCGAAAAGCAACAGAGCAACAAGGCTATGACTTAATCTTCGCTTCACGGAATTTGCGTAATCGGGACATGAGTTATCTCGAGCATTTCCGGCATCGGGCGGTCGACGGCATCGTCGTCATCTGTTCCGATCAAATGGACCAACACGTTCAGGAACTGATTCAAAGTACGATTCCAATCGTTGTCGTTGATATGGACAGTACGGATTGCAGTGTCGTTTTCTCGGATAATCTGACCGGCGGCGCACTTGCCGTCAATCACTTACACCAGCTCGGTCATCGACTTATCGCCCATATCGCAGGGGATAGTACGACTGACGCAGGATCGGCTCGGATTGAAGGGTACAAACAAGCAATGGGACGCTTAGGATTACCGATTCCTGATGAATATATCGTCAGCGGAGGATTCTTTTCGGTCGAAGAAGGAAAACAGGCAATGCAAGAGTTACTCGCACTGCCGGAACAACCAACGGCTGTCTTTGTTGCAGGTGACCAAATGGCCATCGGTGCCATTGACGCGATTCATGAAGCTGGCTTACGGATTCCGGAAGATATTTCGATTGTTGGCTATGACGACATCGAACTGGCTAAGTTCATTACACCAAAGCTGACAACGGTCCGGCAAGATACGGATACGATCGGACAGCATGCAGCGAACCTTTTAATCGAACAGATCGTCAACAAGAAGCGGGTCATGACGACGGATATCATTCCGGTCGAACTGATCGTCCGCCAGTCGACGGGACCTGTCAAAGCATAA
- a CDS encoding ABC transporter substrate-binding protein encodes MKKKFVSVLTIGALTASILAGCSGGEEEKTSGGKEVLKIWSFTDELKEPIKKFEEKNGVKVELTIVPIADYPTKLKPALESGVGAPDIFTGEIAFLKQWVDAGYWANLSEKPFNAGEVKDDYIPYVYDMGKDKDGNVRALSWQTTPGGVYYKRSIAKKVLGTDDPKEIGAMMNSMDGVFEVAEKMKGKGYKMFPDEGSIRWFAQGNEPQAWVNDKQELVVTEDKKNYMDYAKELRTKQYTALAPEWSPSWFAGMDKPVKVKENGKETETEIFSYVLPTWGLHSVLKENAKKSAGDWAVTSGPSPYFWGGTWLGVYKDSKKQKLAYDFVKMMTQDEEFLTDWAKETGDVLAYKPVTDKIKTDFKDEFLGGQNNYEFFLDQADKITPGIVTKYDQQLDTLYGASVMEYVQGKKSKDEALAEFYKKVKNAYPDVKVPE; translated from the coding sequence ATGAAGAAGAAGTTTGTCAGCGTATTAACAATCGGCGCATTAACAGCAAGCATTTTAGCAGGATGTTCAGGCGGTGAAGAAGAAAAAACGAGCGGCGGCAAGGAAGTCCTGAAAATCTGGTCGTTCACGGATGAGTTAAAAGAACCAATCAAAAAGTTTGAAGAGAAAAACGGCGTCAAAGTCGAATTGACGATCGTTCCGATCGCGGATTACCCGACAAAGTTAAAACCGGCACTTGAGAGCGGCGTCGGTGCACCGGATATCTTCACAGGTGAGATTGCCTTCTTAAAACAATGGGTCGATGCCGGCTACTGGGCAAACCTTTCGGAAAAACCGTTTAACGCAGGCGAAGTCAAAGATGACTATATCCCGTATGTCTATGACATGGGGAAAGACAAAGACGGTAACGTTCGTGCTCTTTCATGGCAAACAACACCAGGTGGCGTCTACTACAAACGAAGCATCGCGAAAAAAGTTCTCGGCACAGATGATCCAAAAGAAATCGGTGCGATGATGAACTCGATGGACGGTGTCTTCGAAGTCGCTGAGAAGATGAAAGGCAAAGGCTACAAAATGTTCCCGGATGAAGGATCAATCCGTTGGTTCGCACAAGGCAATGAGCCGCAAGCCTGGGTCAACGACAAACAGGAACTCGTCGTGACAGAAGACAAGAAAAACTACATGGATTACGCAAAAGAATTACGGACGAAACAATACACAGCACTTGCGCCGGAATGGTCTCCATCATGGTTCGCTGGAATGGATAAGCCGGTCAAAGTCAAAGAAAACGGCAAAGAAACTGAAACAGAAATCTTCTCATATGTCCTTCCGACATGGGGCTTACACAGTGTCTTAAAAGAAAACGCGAAGAAATCAGCCGGTGACTGGGCTGTCACAAGCGGACCGAGCCCATACTTCTGGGGCGGTACATGGTTAGGTGTCTACAAAGATTCGAAGAAACAAAAACTTGCGTATGATTTCGTTAAGATGATGACGCAAGACGAAGAGTTCCTGACAGACTGGGCGAAAGAAACAGGCGACGTCCTCGCTTACAAACCGGTTACGGATAAAATCAAAACAGACTTCAAAGATGAGTTCCTCGGCGGACAGAACAACTACGAGTTCTTCCTTGATCAAGCAGACAAGATCACACCGGGAATCGTGACGAAGTACGACCAACAGCTCGACACATTGTACGGTGCGTCTGTCATGGAGTATGTCCAAGGCAAAAAATCAAAAGACGAAGCACTTGCTGAATTCTACAAAAAAGTCAAAAATGCGTATCCGGACGTAAAAGTACCGGAGTAA
- a CDS encoding toll/interleukin-1 receptor domain-containing protein has product MARCTAPVRGHHSAEARANCPACGGGNYRSNHGSNYGMYSPPSYNPSSSNSGSGSSSRSSTNTAKPRWSSTNSSVIYTTQEVRALTPIRNSVEELAAKPELDLRDVFLCHAWDDRQEAAKELHDLLESQGVSVWFSEKDVLLGVPLLRAIDKGLANSRIGLVLVTPALLKRLRTEGIADKELSVLLAGERLIPVVHNTTYEKLREVSPLLASRSGLSTEENENSIKAVAVKLAELVKI; this is encoded by the coding sequence ATGGCGAGATGTACAGCCCCTGTAAGAGGACATCACTCAGCAGAAGCCCGAGCAAATTGTCCTGCGTGTGGAGGAGGGAACTATAGAAGTAATCATGGAAGCAATTATGGTATGTATTCGCCTCCTTCCTATAATCCGTCTTCTAGCAATTCTGGAAGTGGGAGTAGTAGTAGAAGCTCTACTAATACAGCAAAACCGCGCTGGTCAAGCACAAATTCATCTGTAATTTATACAACGCAAGAAGTTCGAGCACTCACTCCGATTCGCAATAGTGTCGAAGAATTAGCAGCGAAACCTGAACTAGATCTTCGAGATGTTTTTTTATGTCATGCTTGGGATGATCGACAAGAAGCTGCGAAAGAGCTACATGATTTGCTTGAATCACAAGGTGTGTCAGTCTGGTTCAGTGAAAAGGACGTTCTTCTGGGTGTACCATTACTTCGTGCTATAGATAAAGGTTTGGCGAATTCACGAATTGGTCTCGTTTTAGTGACACCTGCACTTTTAAAGCGTCTTAGAACAGAAGGTATTGCCGATAAGGAGCTTTCAGTTCTTCTTGCAGGTGAGCGTCTTATTCCAGTTGTGCACAACACAACATACGAAAAACTACGAGAAGTCAGTCCACTTCTTGCATCTAGAAGCGGATTAAGCACCGAAGAGAATGAGAATTCAATAAAAGCTGTTGCAGTTAAACTTGCGGAACTTGTGAAAATTTAA